From the Anguilla rostrata isolate EN2019 chromosome 12, ASM1855537v3, whole genome shotgun sequence genome, the window CAGGAAACTGTCTTGGCAAAGCAGTGGAAGCTCATAGACAGGGACAGATGGACACTAAAAAGGGACAGTTACTTAACATCCCAGTACCATGGCATCGAAAATTACGACAGAATTGAATTAAAACCTCTGTGACCCTGTCTCAGATAATGTTTGTCACGATCttcacaaatgcacaaagaTGCGTAACTTGGAGTAAAGAGCATAAAACATGGACTCCTAAACAATGGAAATAAAGTGGTCTGATGGATTGCATCTTGCTCCTTCGTCTGCTTGTGGACAACTGCATGACTGTAATCAACATGGCTTCCGATTATTTTCCGACTCCAGCTCCAATGAATGGCCACACCCCATGCACGATAGTGTGCACAACAGTGCAATGAAAAACAGTCTTGACACCTTTTTGAACCaggaaaaattaaatgtgcCAACTTTGGTTTCTACGGCCAACGGCCACACCATCGTGTGTCCTGCACCTGCCGAATGGATGAAGCTATGCACGTTTGGGCTTGGTTAATACTGGGATGAGACACCAAGGAGCCAGTACAGCAAAAAGTACACAATTTTCAATGTTTCCAGGCACATTCATAATGCCCCAGGATCAGCTAACGCTAGTTATAAAACAGCAAACATGCAAGTTATGCATGGCAAGACCCAAGCCTGGTCTGGAACCCAAGCCTATGAAACTGGTGCATAAAGTGGtaaatattgattgattgattctgcCAGATAAAGTTGGTAGCTACAGTACCTAGAGAGCTatcaaatgtaaataatgttgtTAAACATCTTACTAGCATAATTAGCCAGCTCCCGTTGCTGCAATCCCTGAAATGAAAAGTAGAGATTGCCAGAAGAAGGCTACTGAATGCAGCCTGTTGTCTTTTTTGGATCTCTCATGTGAACGATGGTTTCGAAAAAATACAATGTCATTTTGAAGCCATGAAATGTACCACACAGCTTTAATCTGCAACCATTTATGTGTGGACATTGATGGAGCTTTTCCATTCCACACTATACCAATTCACTTGACTTACAGTTCATTCCTCTGTTTTGTAGTTATAGAGTTTGAGCTTCCTAGCAGAGCCTCATCCAAGCCCAAGCAAAGCTCAGAAAACATTTGGCAGAAAGTTTGAGTATCTCATATCACTGATGATAATCTTTGATTTATGTGAAGGCCTGAGGGAGTACAATGATGTCCCCAAACAAACTTAAAATTGTCCACAGAAGTAGAAGAAGAGATAAGAAGAAGCAGCATGGACTGAAAATCTTCTATTAGACATGAAGTCCCCACaagaaagaacattttaaaagaaatgagtACACAGATGGAAGGGGCAAAAATGATATTCTGCAGATGTGACGAATAAAATGggcaagaaacagaaaaaaagccatttctgCTAGTCTTTTATCTTATTTATCATCCAATTTAATGTTGTTTGCATGAAATAAAGTATATGCAGTTGAATTTGCAGTTTCAATGCCAGTAGTGTTATGCAGAAATAGTAATGTGCTGTATCGGTAAGCAGAATATATTATAGATGCTGGCCTCATACAACAATGAGGTTTGCCTGCATTGTAAGCAATAAACACCCAAGCCAATAATATGAGTTTTatggcattttaaatgggtgCAAGAGATACTTACAACATTTTAAGGATCCAACATTATATGTCCGCCAAAGATATGTGGAAGAAAATGTATTGCTAAGGGGAAAAAGTCATTAATAGACTAATTACAATTAGTTTAACTAACTTTGCAATTAAGAAGAACTGTTTCTCATGGATTAGGCTAGGGCACTGATTCTTAAACTATTAATATCAGGACCCAATTTAGAAATGTAATACCTTACAGGGACCCATCAAATATATATAGTGTGAGATGTGAGATTGAACTGCAGTACCCATTTGTGGCATTCGGTCTGCcagagaggcggattggtctcagctgcgccggctggtggagagagcacgagcacctgggttgcgttagctaatcagcccaggtgcttaaaggtgtgctgctctccacagtttggggcagAGACCAGGAgcgagtttctttatttgagttgcgtttaatttcagttttgtttctttaaacgTGATGGGGAAAAGTGAACCACCACTGAAAAGTTGGTGGAGCTGGTCTGCTGTAAAGCAGGCCAGCTACAGAGCTGGGAACTGAAATAGTcgtcgctctgttttactttgtcttttttattttagcttgttgttttagtttatggTTTTTGCCTGGAACTTGTGAGGGGGTAAGGTGAAGCTGGccgcttatttttattttgtgtttgtgtgggtgcgctctctctctctccatgcgacagccaatggtgttccccggcactgccacgtctctctctcccaggggaGTCACGCTGGCTCGTGACTCCATTTAAATACAGTGTGGACTGGGAAGGCCTCCGTAAGTTAAGAGAGAGGCGGTGGCGCAAAGTGTatgagggggagaaaggggggggggaaaggcacAGAGGCGTGGCAGTAGGGTTCTGGTATTTTTTCTGGATGGAAGATGGCTCGACGTTTAAAAGCGATGGATAAGCAGTGCTGTATTGCAAGTTGGCGTAATATCCCGTCCGTACGTTTCCCAGGAATAAACAAGTTAAAGGCTGGGTCCTTGTGTCGGCTGGCTGTTTCTGCATATTTGCTCACGCTACACGAAACACTGAAAAGATGAAGCACTTATCTACCCACGGCCTTGCAGTACTATCATAATCTAGTGGAGTACAGACTCAATCCGGGACGCACCTCATACAACCCCAGGACCCATTTTAGGTCCCAAACcaatagtttaaaaaacactAGGCTAGGGATTATTTTTACCCttgatgcagcagcagcagctgttctGCCTGGGgttcttctgtttgtttactttaGCAGTTACATTTAGCAGTTAGTAAattacacactttttttttcatttaaactcTCCATGTATAcataatcaacattatttgctcAAACTAcccttgaattttttttttaaaaccacagtaAATTAATCCTACTAGTCATGAAGTGTGGGAAGTGCTGAAGCCCAGGGAGCAGAAGAGCTCACTGTTTTCCCCCACGTGCTCAGCACGGATATCAACATacgccattttgaaatgttgtaGATGTTGCTCATCTCTTCTGAATGTTCATCACAAGAAAACAAGATGATCTTGttgcatgtgaaatgtgtgcCATCATTAAGGTTGCTGTGACTACTTGGGTATGACTTAATTGCAGAAGAGATTTCTAAAACGAACCCATTcaatattatgtaaaaatgttgtcttttttaaatgccggtaatgtaatatttgaccGCTGTACTAAGCATGTCAGCAAACCTGATGTCTTAAGCCTGGAAatatctgaaatgaaaatggaacgGCAAATGAACGTGGGCTTCTGAATACATTGTGAATTTAAGTGCGAACGTCATGCGCAGCAGCTTGTGAATTCATCTTGGTGTCATCTTGGCGCAGCCGCGAGGCCTTACCTGTAGACCAGCGTGTCGTCCGACGTGCTGTTGTACTGGATTTGGTACATGCGGATGCCCGGGATGTGGCGCTCCGACGGCCAGCGAATGACCGCCGAGGAGGAGGTCAGATCCACCGCCACCACCCTCTTGTCCTGGTTCTTGGTGTCGTTGCTGTTGGACTTGGAGGAGGTGGTGATGTCTGAAAggcccgggtcggcctccttcATGTGGCCGGTGTTGTTCACGAAGAGGGGCAGGGGGATCATGTTGACCTCCACGGAGGCGTTGGCGATCCCGGCGGCGTTGGAGGCCACGCAGTTGAAGGCCCCGCTGTCCTTGAGCGTGGTGATGAGGATTTCCAGGGTCCCGTTGTCGTACAGGATGGTCCGGGAGTTGTTGTGGACCATCTTGCCGTCCGGGAAGTGCCAGTGGATGACCGGGTCCGGGTCCCCCATAGCCTTGCACTTCAGAGTCAGCCCCTGGCCCTCCATCACATAGGGCTTAGTGGCCTGGTGCTTGGTGATCAGGGGGGGCTCACAGATGAACTCCTCCTCCTGGATGGACCAGAAGTATTTGTCCATGAGGTGGTCCGGGGAGGCACAGGTCTCCAGGTCGTCCTCGCGGGTGAGCCGACGGAGCCACAGGAGCTCGCAGTTGCAGTGGAGGGGGTTCCCCCCGAAGCTTACGGCTAGAGTAGAGGGGTTGGAGACTTTGGGATCAGACAGAACCTGGGCGTGCTGGAACAGGCTGTCTGGGGGCAGCTTCTGGAGCCGATTGGAGGTCATGTCCAGGCGCACCAGCTTGGTGAGGAGGTTGAAGGTCCCAGCCTCAATGTGATTGATGAGGTTGTGGTCTAGGGTGAGCGTGTTGATGTTGGTCATCCGGGCGATGGCCTCCCACGGAAGCGTCCGGAGGTTGTTGTAGGACAGGTCCAAGTCCTCGATGGTGGCCACAAACTCATCAAAGGAGGTGGGAGCCACGTGGTGGATTTGGTTGTTTCCCAGGATGAGGTGCCGGAGGTTGACCAGGCCCTTGAAGTGCTCGGTCTTGATAGTGCTCAAGCGGTTGCCATCCATGTGCAAGGCACGCAAAGACCGGAGACCCACGAAGGCCTGGGGGGTGATTTGGCTGATGGTGTTTCGGGACAGGGTGAGGTGGACCAAACTGGTCATGTTTAAGAAGTCTTTCTTCCGTATGATGGTGATGAAGTTGTCCGTCAGTCGCAGCTCCACGGTCTTGCGGTCGATGGTGGGGGGGACAAAGAGGAGTCCTGTTTTGGCACAGAGCAGGGTCAGGGTGGGGGAGATGTTCTGGCAGATGCAACGGCCGGGGCAGTTGTGTCCCTTCACCAGAGCTCcaaacaccagcacacacaagaCCAGCCGTTCCATGGTATATCAGCTCACAGGTTCCTAAacgaaaaaaagacaaagagaaagaacgCACATGTTCACTAAGGAGAATTTCTGGAATAGAGTAATAAATTCCACTCGTAATCCAATTTCAAAAAGGGCATGAGATATTTTAAGACACACAGAGTCTTCATATTTTAAGACTTATGTAATTGGGCTTTGAACTGATCTCTGAAGGCATGGTTAGGAGATTCCTGGACACAATTTCTAATTATGTTTcaagaagaaaatgtttaaaaataaaatccattttataaaCAGCTTTGAAATGTATGCCAGGTcctcattaattaaattaaggaaaaaaatcttagttggttacatttttttcaatgatcCAGAGCAGCTTATTAAAGGCAGTAATGCAGAAGGACTCTATCTATTGATCCATCTATCCacccatccattttctaaaccgcTTGCTCCTGGCCAGGGAGGtggaggggctggagcctatcccagaagACATTGGGAGAagggcaggaacacaccctggacaggtcaacAATCCATCGCGGGGCACACAcgctattcactcacacaccccatGGACAACTTAGACTTTCCAGTTAACCTATCCCGCATTTCTTTGCactgtgagaggaaactggAGCACCCAGAGGGCTTGGACAGAACATGAGAGCCCCACACAGAGAGGCCAttggccaggattcaaactcaAACTGTGAGGCAACAGCGCTACTCACTACAACACCACACTGCCCACAGAAGAGCCTACTAAATGTCATTATGCACGTGCACTAATATATGCTTAAACAATTTTGGTGGAAgagcaagagcaaaaaaaagcacaaaaacatccTTGTTTAAATGCTCCTGGGGTTTTTTTAGAAACATGTATCATGATATGTAtgtaactctctctctttctgtactgtgtgtgtgtgtgtgtgtgtgtgtgagagagagagagagagagagagagaactagagatagagagagacttATTTCAAACAACAAAGTTACTACCAAACAGGGTGAAAGGCTGGAACCAATAAATTTTTTGATAGCATTGATGAATACGTGGCAAACAAATAAAAGGTTTTAGTGAAACACGTGCCATCTGCAAGAAATATCTTGCAACCTCTCTTTGCAAGAACCACAGAACCACAGTTCATAAATGGTTTAATCACAAAAGGTTTATTATTATGCTTATGTGAAAACCacagttttatttaacctttataaaaaaacaattaaaggtTGGAAACTCTATACAATTATTACAATATTGCAGAATATAGATGTGACTGCATGATAGGATACTTCTGAATGCATTATAGTCCCAACATGATTTAGGAAAGAATTAAATTCACATTCAGTATTTCATAAAATACCTTATTTCAGATGTCTGTGACCTAAAAATTTACAAAGAAAGAAATTCGTGCCTCCACCTGTATTTACAATTTCACCTGTTTAAGGAATAGTAGGCATATCCAAACCATATTTCTGGTCTGTACAAATAGTACAATTAGTAGCAGAGTAAGGGTGGGACTTACTTAAGCCTTTGCAATTGcaccatttttaaattcattttagcAATTCAACAGCATTGCTAATCAGCCTGGGGGCCAAACAAGGCCTGCAATGGTTGTGCTCTTGgagagcaaaaaacaaacaaacatcttttttttaatacatcaAAACCTGTGATTGTCCACACAATCAGCATATGCATATATCCATAAATTATTCATGTATGAATTATATTTACtatatgtattttgtataaatacaataaatattatgtatgtatatatttatttataaagtacACATGAAAAATAGTGGGCCATAggggccatttaaaaaaaaaaaaaactggcctcCAGGAAGGAGTAGCTGAAGAACCGTGAGGTCCATGAATTTAGTGGgagattcttttttaaaactcacaTTATGGCACACAGCTGTAGGTACATTTAAGCAAAGGCATCTTTTGATGGTTGACTAAATTTTACCCAGTTCTCGTGCTTTTCATGTCTTTGACCCAATTTTCTATTTAGTTTTGATGCCCTGGTCCCCATGGCCTTTACCAAACGAAATCAAAAGGCACTGCTGTCAAATCACTTGACATTTGAAAGGCTGCCTTGGAATTGTTTCAACTAATGAAAATGACCAAAAGAATGGACAATATCTTCAGTACGTCCTTTCAGTTGACAGGAAGCTAGAGACAACATATttggaaaatatgaatttttcaaTGGGCTGTAGAATCCTTTTTACTGATTTTTCAGAAATACTTTTGCAAGGACATTGAGCATGCCTCCAAAAacaataggattttttttttttttttttttttttttttttttttttttttttttttttttttttttttttttttttttttttttttttttttggcagaccaaaaaaatggttcattttcttttatgttgAAATATTCGGAAAAACAACTACTATGGGATTTTAGAGTCCATCCAATTTAACCTTTTCTCCCGAAGCATTTGAATGTGAAGAATTATGCATGGtatacacaaaatgtacataaaaatgcaactttacTGTTTCTTTCACAAAATTCACGAGTTAGcgtcaaaataatttaaaacaaattcacCCACAACccaccactgcaaaaaaatacagaaataaataaaaatagtgtaGATAACAAAAAGCAGTGAGATTTTTCAAGGGTTTTTTCAACCTCCAAATTGCACATGTTGGATGATGTTTTGAACACACAATGTACCCCTGCAATATGCAATATACGGTCTGCACCTATGGCAGCGGCGTTGATGACTGGAGCTTGCATCTGCAAGTGTATTGTTCACATTCCGAACATGTTAGTCAATTAGAGAAATTATCCAATGTGAAATCGtaaaaatccagaaaaaatatctttgctACTTGCACAAAAAGCATAAGGAACTAGTTGAACTACTATCCAAACTTGATAGGTCTTGCTGAAAAGCTGTTGGATGATCAGTGTACAGAACATTGATGcggaataagaagaaataataaggagaacACTTAGCTTCAATAATTTTCATTGAACTTAAATGCCCTCCAGTGGGGCCATAACTTTGTGTAGGACCCCACTTCTGAGCAAACCTCCACGTtataaacatgcaaatgaagCCTCTAATTGCGATATGCTTACAGTATGTGAGTTACTGTGTAATAAGTGactgggggatggggaggctcCTTTTATTTCACTGCCATTTATAGCCCTGAGCGCTGATAAGGGAACGAGTGCCTTTGTTTGGCCAGAAAGGAGTCTGTTACAGGCACTGACCTCGAATTTGCACCGTGTTTGTGGCCCATTTTTTAATAAGTTGCGGATATTTGCTTTATTACCATTCTGTGGACGCACGGTGtccataccactagggggcaggagggataGGGA encodes:
- the lrfn1 gene encoding leucine-rich repeat and fibronectin type III domain-containing protein 1, with protein sequence MERLVLCVLVFGALVKGHNCPGRCICQNISPTLTLLCAKTGLLFVPPTIDRKTVELRLTDNFITIIRKKDFLNMTSLVHLTLSRNTISQITPQAFVGLRSLRALHMDGNRLSTIKTEHFKGLVNLRHLILGNNQIHHVAPTSFDEFVATIEDLDLSYNNLRTLPWEAIARMTNINTLTLDHNLINHIEAGTFNLLTKLVRLDMTSNRLQKLPPDSLFQHAQVLSDPKVSNPSTLAVSFGGNPLHCNCELLWLRRLTREDDLETCASPDHLMDKYFWSIQEEEFICEPPLITKHQATKPYVMEGQGLTLKCKAMGDPDPVIHWHFPDGKMVHNNSRTILYDNGTLEILITTLKDSGAFNCVASNAAGIANASVEVNMIPLPLFVNNTGHMKEADPGLSDITTSSKSNSNDTKNQDKRVVAVDLTSSSAVIRWPSERHIPGIRMYQIQYNSTSDDTLVYRMIPSTSKTFLVNDLAAGREYDLCVLAVYDDGITSLTATRVVGCVQFNTASESSQCRFIHSQFLGGTMIIIIGGIIVASVLVFIIILMIRYKAYSAPDDGKTKVSDVHSQTNGSQASGLRRSASRPQGGDVHREEAKQCKALVLKVDCEAREGPPATTAILEVELPPLPPRAGDKGARRASLDVQRPGPFPPEDAATDGSLAGSTMSLCLIGPSAGSKEAPRLKDKKGALANIGLLPNELARTRHRFSFDGDYSLFQSHSYPRRARRHRSSTQLDMDSSPLANRKVTFSSTEWMLESTV